AACGTCGCATTCTGTCTATGCCATCGGTGAAGTGGGTTTGCTCACGGCTCTGCGTGAAGCCGGTTTCCGTTTCGATGAAGACCGACCTGATGCGGTCGTGGTCGGCATTGACCGGGATTTTCACTATGAAAAAATGAAAAAGGCTTGTTTGGCGATTCGAAACGGCGCCCGGTTCATCGGAACCAATGGAGATAATGCGTTGCCGACGGAAGAAGGACTGCTGCCTGGCAACGGTTCACTGTGTGCGGCGATCGCGACCGCCACAGGGGTTGATCCCGTCTTCGTGGGAAAACCCGAGCCATTCATGGTTCATTATGCACTGGAACGATTGAGAAGAAAACCGGAAGAAACGTTGTTGGTGGGAGACAATCTGATGACAGACATCCAGGCGGGAGCGGTCGGCGGGATCGACACGCTGCTGGTTTATACGGGTGTTACCACCCGGGAGCAAGCGGCGGCATCCGACATCCGGCCAACTTATGAAGTGGACAACCTGATGCAATGGATGCAGAAGGAGGCAGCCATCCGATGAATAAATGGGAGGATATTACGCAAGTTTCTCTGCCGTTGCCGTTTGCGTTGAAAATCATTCACGCCTACGTGGTGACAGGGACTGACGGTATTACATTGATTGATACGGGACTTCATATCGGGGAAGACATGGATACTTGGGAACGGGCACGGCAGGAAATGGGATGGGATTGGAGAGATGTAGAAAAAATCGTGCTGACGCACTATCATCCGGATCACTACGGGTTGGCCGGCACATTGCAGAATAGGACAGGAGCACCCGTATACATGTCCAAGACGGATGCCGAGCAGGCCTTGCTGTTTTGGCGGGAGGACAGCGATCAGCCGGAAACGATGGCGCGATTTTACGCCAAACACGGTTTGGATGAAGAATGGGTGAAGAAGATGCCCGATCACCTGCGCAGTTTCCGCCAATGGGTGGAACCGCATCCGCAGCCGACCTATATCGCCGGTGGAAAGACGGTTCGCCTGGGAAACCGGAGCTATCAAGTACTGCATACCCCCGGACATGCTGACGGTCACCTCAGTTTCTACGATCCGGAACGAGAATGGTTAATTGGCGGCGATTTTCTGCTGCCCAAAATTACACCCAACATCAGTCTGTGGCCCGGATGTGACCCCAATCCGTTGCGGTCGTATCTGACCACGTTGGATCGTATGGCCGATCTGCCGGTGAAGAAAGTGTTCCCTTCGCACGGACCCGTATTTGATCATTACCGGAAACGGATCGAGGAGCTGAAAGCGCATCATGCCGCACGACTGGATGAAATGCTGGAATTTGTGAAAGCAGGGCCGAAAACAGCGAAAGAGGTGTGTGATTTTATCTTCGGCTCCAATCTGTCCATCCATAATCTCCGCTTTGCCCTGTCGGAAACCCTGGCCCATTTGGAATATCTGCGGAATGAAGGGATGCTGCAGTTGGTGGAAGAAAAAGACCGGTTTTACTACATGCATGCTTGATGTGAGTATCGTCGGAACCGATTGGGCCGCGGCTCCGATCGGGCACTGGGTGCCCGCGGATGACCGCGGCTTGTTTAAACGGTCCGTTATGTTCGATCGAGTGACTGGAGAAGATGGAGAGTGGAATCGGGTGATGCGAGGAAGCGGCCATATCCTTTCTTTCGCAAATACCCTTCCGTGAGGCGTTTAACCGGGACTGGAGCGGACAACCAATAACCGCACACCACCCATTCCTCGCGGTTCACGCCCGAATGACCCGCTTCGCCAGCCAGTTCTTCCACCTGCTCTTTGATTGCCCGTTTGATCTCGGCTCGTTCCAGCGAGGGAACGGGACTGACCAATTCATTGAGCAAATCTCTGGCATGATCGGACCATTTCATTTTTCGTCACTCCTTTGGACACATGCCCTCGAGATGTCCGGCAGGCTTGTTTTCTCTCAGTCTACACGGAAGCGATCCATTTTATGATCTTGTCGGCGATGGCGAATCCAAATGAATCAGGGAGGGAGTTGTATTGACGTCACATCAATCCCGCGTTGCGCTGATCGCGGGTGGTTCACGCGGTTTGGGACGAATGGCGGCAGTGGAGTTGGCCCGTGCCGGGTGGGATCTCATGATCAACTACCGTCAAGGCGAGGAAGAGGCAAACCGGTTGGTCCATCATCTCAGAGAGTACGGCAGAGAGGTGGAAGCGGTACAGGCAGATGTCAGCCAGCGGACGGAAGCGGCTCGATTGGTCGAACGGACTGTGTCCAGGTTTGGCCGAGTAGATGCCCTCGTACACGCAGTAGGACCGTTTTTACGTGAACGTCGCCGTTTTGTCGACTATTCGGTCGAAGAGATTGAACAGCTGATCAACGGCAACTTCCGCAGTGCGGTCATGACCATCCATTCTGTGTTGCCTCACATGAGACGAAAGCAGTTCGGACGGATCATTTTGTTTGGTTTCGGACGGGCGGGAGAAGCCCCTGCTTGGCCGGACCGCGCCATTTATGCAGCAACGAAAACGGCGTTGGTTTCTTTTACCAAATCGCTCGCTGTGGAGGAAGCGCCCTATGGGATCACGGTCAATATGGTTTGCCCGGGTGACATAGTAGGAGCCAACAAGGAAAAGACGATTCAGGACGTCCGAAGGTTATCGGATGAGGAAACTCCATTGGGACGGCCCGGCTCGGGTGAGGATGTGGCACGGGTGATTCGCTTTTTATGCGAGGCGGATTCCGATTTCGTGACCGGAAACGTGATCAACATCACCGGTGGGTTGGACGTGATCCATCCTGTCTCCAAAGCACCGCTGGAATGAAAAATAGGCACATTCCCTCGCGTTAGTACATAGAGTGTGACAGATAACAAGAAATGACGAGGGGAAATTCCATGGCAGACATCCTGGATGATGTGAGGGAATGGACAGGTGAGCCGCGGCTGGACGTGTTACTGGAGCATTATTATGGTCTACAGTTACAATCTGCTCAACCTTACGCCGGTGTGTTAAAGGTGGAGACGGACAAGGGTGCCTATGCCATCAAGCGTTTTCGCAAACAGGAAGAGGTCACCTGGTCGCTGGTTGAACAGGTCGCCGAACACGTCAAGCAGGCGGGATACATCATTCCTGTGCCGACTCGGACTCAACAAGGAAAACGCTCCTTCCCCGGATTTGCCCACCGGTATGTGTTATTGCCATGGCAAGATGGGCAACAGATGGAGAAGTGGGACAGGGACGGATGGTTAGAAGTGAGTCGACATCTGGCCCTGTTTCATGCGGCTACAAAGGATTGGGAATCGGAAGTGGGTAGAGCAACCTGTCTCCATCTGGGAAAATGGACGGAGCTGTGGAGAGAAAGCCGTAGACAGATGGCCATTTTCCAAATGGCAGCCGATTTGGCGGGGGAACGTCAGGGGATGGATGAACTGTGGTTGAATCACAGCATTTATGCGGACACGATGGTGGACAATGCCGTTCAATACTTGGAAAAAGCAGGCGGAGACCGTCTCTGTCTGGAGATGTCTGAACACGGCAAGGTATGTCACGGCAACCTGCATCGCCGCAATGTGCTGCGCACCGCTGAAGGCGTCCAGCTGATCGATTGGCGTCACCTGGTAGTGGACGTTCGGGCCAGAGATTTGGCGCATTGGCTGATATACGCGTATGGACGAACCGGTAGACCGGAAATCGTCGTGCCATTGTTGCGGGCTTACCAGTCGGTTTCTCCGTTGAAGGAAGAAGAATACCAACTCGTCTACGCACAATTTCTGTTTCC
The window above is part of the Polycladomyces subterraneus genome. Proteins encoded here:
- a CDS encoding TIGR01457 family HAD-type hydrolase — translated: MKTYQAYLLDLDGTLYRGKEVISGAREFVRWLKDSSRDFLYFTNNSSRTPEQVAEKLRAFGFPAEPDQVMTSSIATARFLQEQLKGTSHSVYAIGEVGLLTALREAGFRFDEDRPDAVVVGIDRDFHYEKMKKACLAIRNGARFIGTNGDNALPTEEGLLPGNGSLCAAIATATGVDPVFVGKPEPFMVHYALERLRRKPEETLLVGDNLMTDIQAGAVGGIDTLLVYTGVTTREQAAASDIRPTYEVDNLMQWMQKEAAIR
- a CDS encoding MBL fold metallo-hydrolase, translated to MNKWEDITQVSLPLPFALKIIHAYVVTGTDGITLIDTGLHIGEDMDTWERARQEMGWDWRDVEKIVLTHYHPDHYGLAGTLQNRTGAPVYMSKTDAEQALLFWREDSDQPETMARFYAKHGLDEEWVKKMPDHLRSFRQWVEPHPQPTYIAGGKTVRLGNRSYQVLHTPGHADGHLSFYDPEREWLIGGDFLLPKITPNISLWPGCDPNPLRSYLTTLDRMADLPVKKVFPSHGPVFDHYRKRIEELKAHHAARLDEMLEFVKAGPKTAKEVCDFIFGSNLSIHNLRFALSETLAHLEYLRNEGMLQLVEEKDRFYYMHA
- a CDS encoding DUF2621 family protein, whose product is MKWSDHARDLLNELVSPVPSLERAEIKRAIKEQVEELAGEAGHSGVNREEWVVCGYWLSAPVPVKRLTEGYLRKKGYGRFLASPDSTLHLLQSLDRT
- a CDS encoding SDR family oxidoreductase, producing MTSHQSRVALIAGGSRGLGRMAAVELARAGWDLMINYRQGEEEANRLVHHLREYGREVEAVQADVSQRTEAARLVERTVSRFGRVDALVHAVGPFLRERRRFVDYSVEEIEQLINGNFRSAVMTIHSVLPHMRRKQFGRIILFGFGRAGEAPAWPDRAIYAATKTALVSFTKSLAVEEAPYGITVNMVCPGDIVGANKEKTIQDVRRLSDEETPLGRPGSGEDVARVIRFLCEADSDFVTGNVINITGGLDVIHPVSKAPLE
- a CDS encoding phosphotransferase; this translates as MADILDDVREWTGEPRLDVLLEHYYGLQLQSAQPYAGVLKVETDKGAYAIKRFRKQEEVTWSLVEQVAEHVKQAGYIIPVPTRTQQGKRSFPGFAHRYVLLPWQDGQQMEKWDRDGWLEVSRHLALFHAATKDWESEVGRATCLHLGKWTELWRESRRQMAIFQMAADLAGERQGMDELWLNHSIYADTMVDNAVQYLEKAGGDRLCLEMSEHGKVCHGNLHRRNVLRTAEGVQLIDWRHLVVDVRARDLAHWLIYAYGRTGRPEIVVPLLRAYQSVSPLKEEEYQLVYAQFLFPHRIAHVLYQTYDRQKYTARQAEAHLNQAVTVEEKKLMLIRRYPDLMREAFDVTVPKVDWL